A stretch of the Neptunomonas phycophila genome encodes the following:
- a CDS encoding electron transfer flavoprotein subunit beta/FixA family protein produces MKVLVTVKRVIDYNVKVRVKPDNSDVDLANVKMALNPFCEIAVEEAVRLKESGKVSEVVVASIGPKACQEQIRTALALGADRGIHIDTPDMPESLVVAKLLAKVVEAEAPDLVVMGKQSIDGDNNQTGQMLAALLGRPQATFASVVNLEEGKAVVTREVDGGLQTLSLMLPAIVTTDLRLNEPRYASLPNIMKAKKKPLDVTTPESLGVEMTVHTRVLSVEPPAERSGGIQVKSVDELIDKLKNEAKVI; encoded by the coding sequence ATGAAAGTATTAGTAACAGTGAAGCGCGTTATTGATTACAACGTGAAGGTTCGTGTTAAACCGGATAATTCAGATGTCGATTTGGCCAATGTGAAAATGGCATTAAATCCATTTTGCGAAATCGCTGTGGAAGAGGCGGTGCGTCTTAAAGAAAGCGGAAAAGTGTCGGAGGTCGTTGTGGCTTCGATAGGGCCTAAGGCCTGCCAAGAGCAAATTCGCACGGCTTTGGCGCTGGGGGCTGATCGGGGCATCCACATTGACACTCCTGATATGCCCGAATCGTTAGTGGTTGCTAAATTGCTGGCTAAAGTGGTGGAAGCTGAGGCCCCCGATTTGGTGGTTATGGGCAAGCAATCTATCGATGGCGATAACAACCAGACAGGACAAATGTTGGCTGCTTTACTGGGCCGTCCCCAGGCGACTTTTGCCTCGGTTGTTAACCTAGAAGAGGGGAAAGCCGTTGTCACGCGTGAGGTTGATGGGGGCCTGCAAACATTGTCTTTGATGCTTCCTGCTATCGTAACAACGGACTTGCGTTTGAACGAGCCGCGCTATGCCTCGCTGCCCAATATTATGAAAGCTAAGAAAAAACCATTGGATGTTACGACCCCAGAAAGCTTGGGTGTTGAAATGACCGTGCATACCCGTGTGCTGTCAGTAGAGCCGCCGGCTGAGCGCTCAGGCGGTATTCAAGTGAAGAGCGTAGATGAGCTAATCGACAAACTAAAGAATGAGGCAAAGGTGATCTAA
- a CDS encoding acyl-CoA dehydrogenase C-terminal domain-containing protein — MSDYKHPYRDAEFILNELVGFDQLCADAGLEDINSELADVILTEAGKLGADVLAPLNYIGDTQGATLSPQGVVETPGFSAAYAQYVENGWPSLTAKEEFGGQNLPNVLGTAVNEIWHTANMSFALCPMLTQGAIESLVHHGSDALKENYLPKLVSGEWTGTMNLTEPDAGSDLAAIKARATPEGDHYRITGQKIFITWGDHQMTENIVHLVLARLPDAPAGVKGISLFIVPKFLLDEQGNPAQLNDVSCVSLEHKLGIHGSPTCVMSFGDNGGAVGYIVGEPHQGLSYMFTMMNHARQSVGLQGVAISERSYQLAVQYAKDRLQGTRKDGSRFPIIEFPDVRRMLMQMKASIEAMRGLAYVAAAETDRVHSATDTSQAKHHQDRVDLLTPIVKGWITEVAQELTYLGVQVHGGMGFIEETGAAQHYRDARILTIYEGTTGIQALDLVGRKTLMNKGTVLSALLDEIAQVQQELAASSALQNEARALDTALTAAHEALQWLLDNAEKDASVAGSISVNFMMMMGYVCGGWVMGQSALKAQALLNAGQGDSAFLHSKLITSAFYCDHLLPRATGLLAVIKAGSQSVMSLPNDQF; from the coding sequence ATGAGTGATTATAAACACCCTTATCGAGATGCTGAGTTTATATTGAATGAGCTGGTGGGTTTCGACCAGTTGTGTGCCGATGCTGGACTTGAAGACATTAACAGTGAGCTGGCAGATGTGATTCTAACTGAGGCCGGTAAATTAGGAGCCGATGTATTAGCGCCACTCAATTATATCGGTGATACGCAAGGCGCCACGTTAAGCCCGCAAGGGGTTGTGGAGACGCCGGGGTTTAGCGCCGCCTATGCTCAGTATGTTGAAAACGGTTGGCCGTCTTTAACAGCAAAAGAAGAGTTTGGTGGCCAGAACCTTCCCAACGTTTTAGGCACAGCGGTGAATGAAATTTGGCACACGGCTAATATGTCGTTTGCATTATGTCCCATGCTGACCCAAGGGGCTATTGAGTCGTTAGTGCATCATGGTAGTGATGCATTGAAGGAAAACTACTTACCTAAGTTGGTAAGCGGTGAGTGGACCGGCACAATGAATTTAACTGAGCCAGATGCTGGTTCGGACCTGGCGGCCATTAAAGCGCGTGCTACCCCAGAAGGTGATCACTACCGAATTACCGGCCAAAAGATCTTTATCACCTGGGGTGATCATCAAATGACTGAAAATATAGTGCATTTGGTGTTAGCGCGTTTGCCGGACGCACCTGCTGGTGTAAAAGGCATTTCTTTGTTTATCGTGCCTAAGTTTTTGCTGGATGAGCAAGGCAACCCCGCTCAGCTAAATGATGTTAGTTGCGTGTCTTTGGAGCATAAGCTTGGCATTCATGGCAGCCCAACTTGCGTTATGAGTTTTGGAGATAATGGCGGGGCGGTTGGCTATATTGTTGGCGAACCGCATCAAGGTTTATCTTATATGTTCACGATGATGAACCACGCACGCCAAAGTGTGGGTTTACAGGGCGTGGCAATTTCTGAACGCTCTTACCAACTGGCGGTTCAATACGCTAAAGATCGACTTCAAGGCACTCGAAAAGACGGCAGCCGTTTCCCTATTATTGAGTTTCCTGATGTGCGCCGCATGTTAATGCAGATGAAAGCGTCAATTGAAGCCATGCGCGGTCTCGCGTATGTCGCCGCCGCAGAAACAGATCGAGTACACAGCGCTACTGATACCTCCCAGGCGAAACATCATCAAGATCGAGTCGATTTGCTGACACCTATTGTGAAAGGTTGGATTACCGAGGTAGCTCAAGAGTTAACTTACTTGGGCGTTCAAGTACATGGCGGTATGGGCTTTATCGAAGAAACCGGTGCTGCTCAGCATTATCGCGATGCACGTATCCTCACGATTTATGAAGGAACAACAGGCATTCAAGCGTTGGACTTAGTAGGCCGTAAAACGCTTATGAATAAGGGAACGGTATTGTCTGCTTTGCTGGATGAAATAGCTCAGGTGCAACAGGAGTTAGCCGCCTCTAGCGCATTACAAAATGAAGCGCGCGCACTGGATACAGCATTAACTGCAGCTCATGAGGCGCTGCAATGGTTACTCGATAATGCTGAAAAAGACGCCTCTGTTGCAGGCAGCATTAGCGTTAATTTCATGATGATGATGGGGTATGTGTGTGGTGGTTGGGTGATGGGGCAGTCTGCTCTTAAAGCGCAGGCTTTGCTGAACGCGGGGCAAGGTGATAGCGCCTTCTTACACAGTAAATTGATTACCTCGGCTTTTTACTGTGATCACTTGTTGCCTCGCGCAACTGGCTTGCTCGCGGTGATTAAAGCGGGGAGTCAAAGTGTTATGTCGTTACCCAATGATCAGTTCTAA
- the fadB gene encoding fatty acid oxidation complex subunit alpha FadB — MYSGKAVRLNALENGITELVLDLNGSSVNKLNQQTLMELEAVVERLHQPSNAVTGLLIRSAKPAFVVGADVTEFTGKFQQSDSELLAWVQSVHSLFCSIENLPFPTVSMINGLALGGGFELALCTDYRVMADSAKVGFPEVNLGICPGWGGTVRLSRLVSIDTALTWLVTGKPQAANTALQLGVVDRIAPLETCRDSAISLLNDTGANYQEKRLHKRAPVVKNTSWDKDFSAFVDSYSSKLDPNYPAATEIINTVKSHVSLPFEQALDTEAQAFVRLAKGDAAQALVGLFINEQQMKKAAKHWMKQAKPVAKGAVLGAGIMGGGVAYQSAVSGVPIVMKDIREDALTLGCDTAAHLLDKLVKKGRLAVQDKQHILDSITPTLHYEGFRDVDVVVEAVVENEQVKTSVLADVEAYMAPDAVLASNTSTISIDWLAQGLKRPEQFCGMHFFNPVHLMPLVEVIRGRHTNDQTIARTVAYAAAMGKLPIVVNDCPGFLVNRVLFPYFNGFNRLLAQGVDFERIDRVMEAFGWPMGPAYLADVIGLDTMVHADQVLQKGFPDRMIHNGEPVIEAILASGALGQKNGRGFYEYESGAGGGRNKTASSAARDIINERLQASDEVSDEEIVDRLMIPLCTESIRCLEDGIVTSAAEVDMGLIAGLGFPRFRGGALRYVDSIGLQAFAKKIEKYHQHGALYHVTDGLRKRIESGSTYY, encoded by the coding sequence TGAGTTGGTGCTAGATCTTAATGGGTCATCTGTTAATAAACTTAATCAGCAGACGTTGATGGAGCTAGAAGCGGTGGTAGAGCGTCTACACCAGCCATCTAATGCAGTAACAGGATTATTAATCCGCAGTGCTAAACCAGCCTTTGTGGTTGGTGCAGACGTAACCGAATTTACTGGTAAGTTTCAGCAATCAGACAGTGAGCTGCTAGCTTGGGTGCAAAGTGTTCATTCTTTATTTTGCTCGATTGAAAATTTGCCGTTTCCAACCGTTTCAATGATCAATGGCCTAGCATTAGGTGGCGGCTTTGAGCTGGCTTTGTGTACAGACTATCGAGTGATGGCCGACAGTGCGAAAGTGGGGTTTCCTGAGGTAAACCTTGGCATTTGCCCAGGCTGGGGGGGAACTGTCCGCCTGAGCCGACTTGTCTCTATTGATACTGCCTTGACTTGGCTAGTTACGGGTAAGCCACAAGCAGCGAATACCGCGCTGCAACTGGGCGTGGTAGACCGCATAGCGCCACTAGAAACATGTCGTGATTCTGCTATTAGTCTTCTGAATGATACAGGCGCTAACTATCAAGAAAAGCGGTTACATAAACGCGCACCCGTGGTTAAAAACACATCATGGGATAAGGATTTTTCTGCGTTTGTAGATAGCTACTCATCAAAGCTAGATCCGAATTACCCCGCTGCCACTGAAATAATAAATACCGTTAAATCCCACGTGTCATTGCCGTTTGAGCAAGCGCTAGATACTGAGGCGCAAGCGTTTGTACGTTTGGCGAAAGGAGATGCTGCACAAGCGCTGGTCGGTTTGTTTATCAACGAACAGCAAATGAAGAAAGCGGCTAAACACTGGATGAAGCAGGCGAAACCCGTCGCAAAAGGGGCTGTTTTGGGTGCAGGAATCATGGGAGGGGGTGTGGCTTACCAGTCAGCGGTGAGTGGGGTTCCCATTGTCATGAAAGATATTCGCGAAGACGCGCTAACGTTAGGTTGCGACACGGCAGCTCATCTCTTAGACAAGCTAGTTAAGAAAGGCCGTTTAGCGGTACAAGATAAGCAGCACATACTCGACTCCATTACGCCAACCTTACATTACGAAGGGTTCCGCGATGTTGATGTGGTTGTGGAGGCGGTTGTTGAAAATGAACAGGTAAAGACATCTGTTTTGGCCGATGTTGAAGCCTATATGGCTCCCGATGCGGTCCTAGCATCAAATACCTCTACCATTTCTATTGATTGGTTAGCTCAAGGTTTAAAGAGACCAGAGCAGTTTTGTGGAATGCACTTTTTTAATCCGGTTCACCTAATGCCGCTTGTTGAGGTGATACGTGGGCGCCATACCAATGACCAGACAATTGCTCGTACAGTCGCTTATGCAGCGGCTATGGGTAAATTGCCTATTGTCGTTAATGACTGCCCCGGTTTTTTAGTTAACCGAGTCCTGTTTCCTTACTTTAATGGCTTTAACCGGTTGCTTGCACAAGGTGTCGACTTTGAGCGAATCGATCGGGTGATGGAGGCTTTTGGTTGGCCTATGGGTCCGGCTTATCTCGCTGATGTTATTGGTCTCGATACCATGGTTCATGCAGATCAAGTTCTTCAAAAAGGTTTTCCGGATCGCATGATACATAATGGAGAGCCTGTAATAGAAGCCATACTCGCTTCAGGCGCATTAGGACAAAAAAATGGGCGAGGTTTTTATGAATACGAGTCCGGTGCAGGTGGCGGGCGAAATAAAACCGCATCTTCAGCGGCACGAGACATCATCAATGAGCGCCTACAAGCCAGTGATGAAGTTTCGGACGAAGAAATCGTTGATCGTTTAATGATCCCGCTATGTACAGAGTCCATTCGCTGCCTAGAAGACGGCATTGTCACGAGTGCAGCTGAGGTTGATATGGGGTTAATTGCAGGGCTGGGCTTTCCTCGTTTTCGCGGAGGAGCCTTACGCTATGTTGACTCGATAGGGTTACAGGCCTTTGCAAAAAAAATCGAAAAATATCATCAACACGGTGCCTTGTATCACGTAACGGATGGGCTCCGTAAACGCATCGAATCAGGCAGCACATATTACTAA
- a CDS encoding electron transfer flavoprotein subunit alpha/FixB family protein — MAILILTEHDNQSLKSATLNAVTAAEQIGGEIHLLVAGFNCGAVAEQAAQVNGVSRVILADNQAYQNGLAENVSELMVELAGDYSHLLAASTSHGKNCMPRVAALLNVAQISDICGVESADTFRRPIYAGNAIATVQALDEVKVITVRGTAFDPALGSGASATIDSITSVHLSEAVQFVNEELAESERPELTAANTVVSGGRGLGNGENFGLLESLADKLGAAVGASRAAVDAGFVPNDMQVGQTGKIVAPNLYIAVGISGAIQHLAGMKDSKVIVAINKDEDAPIFQIADYGLVADLFEAVPELTQKL; from the coding sequence ATGGCTATTTTGATTCTTACCGAGCACGATAATCAGTCCCTCAAAAGTGCAACGCTTAATGCGGTAACGGCCGCAGAGCAGATAGGAGGCGAAATCCATTTGCTTGTTGCAGGTTTTAATTGCGGCGCTGTTGCAGAACAGGCGGCACAGGTTAATGGCGTGAGTCGCGTGATACTTGCGGATAACCAAGCCTACCAGAATGGGCTAGCAGAAAACGTATCGGAATTAATGGTTGAGTTGGCAGGTGATTATTCTCACCTTTTGGCAGCATCAACAAGCCATGGCAAAAATTGCATGCCACGGGTAGCGGCCTTACTGAATGTCGCTCAAATATCTGATATCTGTGGCGTTGAATCTGCGGATACATTTCGTCGCCCTATTTATGCTGGTAATGCGATCGCCACTGTTCAAGCTTTGGATGAGGTAAAAGTTATTACGGTACGAGGTACTGCTTTTGACCCGGCATTAGGTTCGGGCGCATCTGCCACTATTGATTCAATAACATCGGTTCATTTATCAGAAGCGGTGCAATTCGTTAATGAAGAACTTGCAGAATCGGAGCGTCCTGAGCTTACGGCGGCTAACACCGTTGTATCAGGCGGTCGCGGCTTGGGTAACGGGGAAAACTTTGGCTTGTTGGAGTCTCTTGCTGACAAGTTAGGTGCCGCAGTTGGGGCATCACGTGCGGCCGTGGATGCGGGCTTTGTGCCTAATGATATGCAGGTAGGCCAAACGGGTAAAATTGTGGCGCCTAATCTTTATATCGCGGTAGGTATTTCTGGTGCCATTCAACATTTAGCGGGTATGAAAGACTCTAAAGTCATTGTGGCCATCAACAAAGATGAAGACGCTCCCATTTTCCAGATAGCGGATTATGGCCTAGTGGCGGATTTATTTGAGGCTGTCCCAGAGTTAACGCAAAAGCTATAA
- a CDS encoding electron transfer flavoprotein-ubiquinone oxidoreductase, which yields MSHMRESMEFDVVIVGAGPSGLSAACRLMQLASENAYELTVCVVEKGSEVGAHVLSGAVVEPRALEELFPDWQDRGAPLTVPVKEDQLFMLRNATKAIKLPNMLVPKTMHNQGNYVASVGNLSRWLAEQAEQLGVEIFPGFAAAEVLYREDGSVKGVATGDMGVAADGSQKDSYMPGMELHAKYTLFAEGCRGHLGKQLYQRFDLSKNADAQHYAIGIKELWDIDPTLHDPGRVIHGSGWPLDNDASGGFFLYHTDNNQVVVGLIVDLNYANPYLSPFDEFQRLKHHPVLKQYLTGGKRVAYGAKAIAKGGLNALPEMAFPGGVLIGCEAGTLNFAKIKGTHTAMKSGMIAAETVFASLKEGDQGGQVLADFNVAFKGSWLYGELYQSRNFGPALHKFGAYLGGAFNVLDQNMLGGKLPVTLRDLKEDYAQMRPAAEFSPISYPKPDGVISFDKLSSVFLSNTNHEEDQLCHLTLKDPDIPLTVNLPVYAEPAQRYCPAGVYEVIEDADGPRFQINGQNCVHCKTCDIKDPSQNIVWVSPEGGGGPNYPNM from the coding sequence ATGTCTCATATGCGCGAATCTATGGAATTTGATGTTGTCATCGTTGGAGCGGGACCATCTGGGTTATCTGCCGCGTGTCGGCTCATGCAGTTAGCATCAGAAAACGCTTATGAGCTAACAGTCTGTGTGGTCGAAAAGGGCTCAGAGGTGGGAGCGCATGTTTTGTCGGGTGCGGTTGTTGAACCCAGAGCATTGGAAGAGCTGTTTCCTGACTGGCAGGACCGCGGCGCACCACTGACCGTGCCTGTTAAAGAAGACCAGTTGTTTATGCTACGTAACGCGACTAAAGCCATTAAGTTGCCAAACATGCTTGTCCCCAAAACTATGCATAATCAAGGTAACTATGTAGCCAGTGTTGGTAATCTAAGCCGCTGGTTGGCTGAGCAGGCAGAGCAGTTAGGTGTGGAAATATTCCCCGGCTTCGCCGCTGCTGAAGTACTTTACCGTGAAGATGGCAGTGTTAAAGGCGTCGCTACCGGCGATATGGGGGTGGCGGCAGACGGCTCTCAAAAAGACAGCTATATGCCAGGTATGGAGCTGCATGCAAAATACACCTTGTTTGCCGAAGGTTGTCGCGGTCATTTGGGAAAGCAGTTGTACCAGCGTTTTGACTTAAGTAAAAATGCTGATGCTCAGCATTATGCTATTGGTATTAAAGAGCTATGGGACATCGATCCCACTTTACACGATCCGGGGCGAGTTATTCACGGGTCTGGCTGGCCTTTAGACAACGATGCTAGCGGAGGCTTTTTTCTTTATCACACCGATAACAACCAGGTAGTGGTTGGGCTGATAGTTGACCTAAATTACGCCAATCCTTACTTGAGCCCCTTTGATGAATTCCAGCGTTTAAAACATCACCCTGTTTTAAAGCAGTACTTAACGGGTGGGAAACGTGTTGCTTATGGCGCTAAAGCTATTGCTAAAGGTGGACTAAACGCCTTGCCAGAGATGGCTTTTCCGGGGGGGGTACTCATTGGTTGTGAAGCGGGCACCTTGAACTTTGCCAAAATTAAGGGCACGCATACGGCTATGAAATCCGGCATGATTGCCGCCGAAACAGTCTTTGCATCGTTAAAAGAAGGGGATCAAGGCGGGCAGGTATTAGCGGATTTTAACGTGGCTTTTAAAGGATCATGGTTGTATGGCGAGCTTTATCAATCGCGCAACTTTGGGCCTGCATTGCACAAGTTTGGTGCTTATTTAGGGGGCGCATTTAACGTATTAGATCAAAATATGTTGGGCGGTAAGCTACCTGTTACGTTACGCGATCTCAAAGAAGATTATGCTCAAATGCGACCAGCTGCTGAGTTTTCACCTATCTCTTATCCCAAACCGGATGGGGTAATTAGTTTTGATAAGTTGAGCTCGGTATTCCTGTCGAATACGAACCATGAAGAGGATCAGCTGTGTCATTTGACGCTAAAAGATCCAGATATCCCGCTAACCGTTAATCTGCCTGTTTACGCAGAGCCGGCTCAACGTTATTGCCCCGCAGGTGTTTACGAAGTGATTGAAGACGCTGATGGGCCGCGTTTCCAGATCAATGGGCAAAACTGTGTTCATTGTAAGACATGCGACATTAAGGACCCTTCTCAAAATATTGTATGGGTATCACCTGAAGGAGGCGGGGGGCCGAATTACCCTAATATGTAA